Sequence from the Triplophysa rosa linkage group LG22, Trosa_1v2, whole genome shotgun sequence genome:
TcgagttttattattatttcagtgACAACATGATGGATacaaactgttttgttgaatcTAAATTAAACCCGAATGTGACTCTATGATTCAAAGATGTTAAGGTCTAATGGAGGaagcaaaacaaacattgtTTGCGCATAAAAAACGAACCGGATGGATTGAGAGCTTCTTTGGATATAGAGACTAATGAGAAAGCATGAACAGCATGATGTGGAAAACGAATGCGTATTTCGTGATTTTCGTCAATGTCATGAAAATCAATGGCACACACAAAATCCATCCAGTGTTTAGACCCACATCCGTTTCATCATACACACATGTATGTGGGCGTTTCTTACTGTGTTAAGGAGAGCCTCCGGGCTCTTCTCGTCGTGTTCAGCCGCAGCTTTGCTTATGGCTCTCTCTGTGTCCTCCTGCAGGTGTTTGGCGTCTCCGGTGGGTGACTGCTGCTCCATATATTCTGGTTCCTGCTGGGGGGCTGCTAGAGCGCCAGAGAATCCGTTTCAGgtagtcattttaaatattaaactcaAAGTATACTTTGGATCTCAATACACACCACAAGAGCACGCACTGAGATCTGAAGACTCACCTGTGTTGTCTTGAGGACATGGTTCTGTGCTCATGGGCTGGGCGGCCACACTGGACGCTGCAGCCAGAGCCAGTTTCTCCTGCTGGAGTTTGCGGGCCTGAAGAGCGTCCCActcctccatctctctctcaaaGAGCTTATTATCCGCCTCCACGTACTCCTTCAGATCTGAAGGGAGCTTGTCCAAACCGCTCAACATCTGCCCAGTCTCTTTATCGAACTCTTCTGAAGTAAACACAGAGACGGCAATTCCCATTTCAAGTTTTTTGtcaatatgaaaattaaatgaatatCTTCTATATTTAACTGCTCAGCTTATTAACTGTACTGTTAGCAGATAGTAAACTAGCATATGCAAATGGTGTTACCTTCAATAAGGAAGGGTTTTTTATCATCAATGTACATGAGGCAGTAAGCGCTGGCGTTGCGATATCCACCAAAGGAGTCTCGGACCAGCTCTTCCCAGGACGATTTCGTCACAGAGATGTCATTGTATTTCATCCATCGCCGGTGATGTGGGTCGTAGATATACGCCCAGTAGTGACCTGCGTTAGCCTGACCCTCGTGGACCAGAACAGCATGCAACCGGTACGGAACCTGCAACATGGAACCATGCGGGATAAATGCACAACCCAGAGAATGACTTTTTTCTGTCGTTCTTTCCAATAAGGTCAGAAAACTATATTGATGCTATTGATTTGCTAATGCTAATTTTTGCTGTAgcttaattttgtttatttggacAAAAGCATCTGCCTAGTGCATAAATTGAATTTCTCACCTGCATCATGGACTTGTCAGAATACATGAGCTCAATAGTCCTGTGGATCCTGGATATACTAGCCTGCAGATCTGAAGGAAGGCCCAAACCGATCAGGATATACATAACAATAGTAATTGTCTAAATGTGTGTACATCTGGTTTGATCATGTCTGATAATGTAATGGCAGcataaatgtgtgtaaaaatgtttatatgcttgTGTGTGTACCCCTGGTGTCGTTCTCCACCTCGCTCCTCCAGCGGTGCAGGCAGCCCTCCAGCACCCTCAGCTCCTCCTCTGTGACGTGTCGGGGGGCGGGGTGCATGGGCATGTCCGGCGGGACACGAGACTGAGTGAAAGGTTTATGGATCGGAACCCGCTGCTGTTGCTGCTGGGCTTGTGGACCTGTGCCCGAACCTTCCGCAGAGAGAGAGGCATCGGGCTGCTCCCCTACACTGCAGAATAAAACAACATCTCCaataaacacccaaaaaacattaataaatccAGCCATTTGATCAATACAAAAAAAGGAAGTATACAAGTGTCTGACATCTTTCCAGAACAAAATATTAAGAACATCTGGTTCTTGCCTTGCTGCAGGTGGCACCTGTGCAGTTGTGCCACCAGGTGGGGCTGTTGTATCGATGTCTTCTACAGGCGACGTGCACACAGGCTTGCTGGATGCAAACTCCATGGCGTACTGAAGAACATCGGCTAGAGGAAACCGCTTGGGCCCTGAGCCGTAGCTCAGATACCTACACGACAACAGAGAACATTTGagaacacaaagagagagagaatgttagTTAACAGCAGGTTTAGCTCTTGATCTGAGCCGAGGATGGACTGAAATAACAAACCTCTCCAGTCGCTGCTGGAGGACTGTCAGGTGCTCCTTTAGTCTTCTGATCTCTTCTCGTTTTATCCGTGTGATATCTCTGTTCCTGTCCATGTACCTGAAATCAACCACACAACACTCACAGAAAACTGCACCGACAGCATCAACCGGTCACagtaacaaataaaaacaaatctcacGCTCACCTGTCCATGTACAGCATGGAGGGAAACTCAAGCTTGTTATGAATCTTCTCAGGTCGACCTAAGGCTTGATTGAACTCAAATCTTGACAGTTCAAAGGTCAAAACAGGTGGGAATTCCGTGAACCAGTGCTGGAATTAAATGCAATATAGTTTAACAACTAGATTTTAACATTGATGCTGGCTCTTGTCAACAAAATCATTTTAGCATTTTCTCAACccctgtatgtctttcttctgcagaacacaaaagttgaTATTTTTGATAGAACGTTGGAAACctaacattgaaccccattgacttcgattgtatgaacacaaaaccactttaaacaacacgagggtgaatcAATCGTGacaggattttttattttggaggaATTCTTAAATTTCAGTCTTTCTTTCCAAGCATGCTTCATGTGACCCATCCGAGCACCACCCTGTGTGCCGACAACTAGGATGAGTGCTGTTTACCTGGCTCTGCCGAGCACATCGCTCTCTGAGCCCTGTGCACTGGGCTTTTAAAATCCCAGCCTGAGCAGGATTATTGGTGCTCAGAATAACACACACAAGAGAATCTCGTCCTTTATTCGCACTCATCTGAAGTAATTAGCAGGAAGCAGCTGCAGAGGGATCTGCCCGGGGCCGCTCTGATGACTGAAAAGCCATTATATAAACATCTCGGTCAAAGGTCACGTGTTTTTCCCATAGCAAAGATCATGATTGGATGAGAAAAGGAGGACGGTCTTAGAAAGGAAAGAGTTTCAGATCTGTAGAGATCTCTTTTCAGAGCACCAGGGTGGAAAATAAAGACACTGTCATTACAAACCTCCTGTCCTGATTTGGCGGAGTTCTCGGCAGAATGCAAAGACTCGATCTCGCCCTCGATCATGGCAGCTTCTAAGCACTCGTGCAGGTCTTTGAAGCCGTTCACCTGGAGAGGGTACTGGCCAAACATCTCTGTGTTCTCGAACTTCTTTCCTGTGAAAACAGTGACATCCCTTAGTGCATTACAGTGGAATCAAGATGTCCATTTTTgatcagtatatttttattaagtcAGGAAATCAAACCAGCTATGATCCTGTCatgtttaaaaagcaaattGTCACTTAAACGTCAAGGGACAGTATATGATTCAAGACCATGAATTTCCACGTCAAACGACGCAAGTCACTTTTCATTCCCTACTACAAGACATATAATATGTGGATAAAACCCTTCGCCTCACCTTCCAGAACGCCCACGGCCAGAAACCTCCCGTAAAACAGCTCAACCATCGGGTTCTTTGGCTTCTCTCCATCCCTGTGTAGAAAAAGAACAAATATGGAGTCACAATGGGCTGGAAATGTTCTGCATTGGAGTCACACAGAGAGTCTACAGTGGGTATTTAGCGGTGCTAATTGAAGTCATGCAGGTTAATGTACTGCACTAAACATCATTATTGTCCAACCGCTCCAGACGAATATCTGGTGCGATCATACATCAttcagagagacacagagggaaGGAGTGTGAAGCTGTGAGTTCACCATCAGCTCTTCTGGTGGGCCGTGTAGGGTCTCACCTGTCCTCCTCTGCCTTTATCTGAAACGCGTCTTCCAGCCAGTCCAAGAGTTTATGGGTGAACTCGCTAACGTCCTGctgtacaaacaaacacaacgtcaacaaatgttttcttttttgtcttaaaaaacatgtttgccaAACCTATTAAAAAAGCCTAAAAACAGCATTAAATATCAGGGTTTGATGCTACATTTATCCATTTTAACAGAATAAGTATAGAACAGCAATCTGCGGTGAAAGATTTCATGAAAATGGGAAGGGCTCGGCACTCCTAATTAGGTTAGGTTAATTAATtcttaaataatcgtctcatcgcaattatttgacttaattgcaattatttcagataaccgcAATTATTGCAAATCCTTAGAAAACAAGGGTGACCTGCCGCATTTTACATCCACCGTCCTTGATCTGCACTCACTGTTACGTTCGAATGACGTTTCTTCATCATTTGAGTTGtatcagatttttattttttgtgtttataagttTATTAAAGCGATTCCAGATTTGCTGCATCTACACAGCAAGACGACATCAAACTCATCCCCTATTTCATTCTGTTAAAACAGTCTTTTCTGTTAAGGTCACTCTAAAGGGAATGTTAATAGTCATTTAcataattttcacatttctcaacgtatttatatttgattcatTGAATAAATTCATTGTAATTAATCATTATAATTCTCAAAGCCTTTGAACAGACAATTAATTgccataatcgcaattatttaatagacaattaatcgtcagccaaatttcataatcgtgacagccctactcttAATGTCATCTGTCATTGGTCAgctttgatgtgttttaataaCAATTCTCCTATTTAAAATTTCAACCATTAAAGCTTACCTGCTGAGATTCACTGGACTTAAAGGCATCCTTGAGGATCTCTACGGCTCTAGATGGGTCCACGTATTTCCGCTTGGAACCCACCAGTAAGGAGAAGAGGCATCTGAGCTCCTGCATGAAGGGCAGGTTCCTGTGCTCCTACAGAAAGAACAAAACTTTTAGACATTGGAACAGTAATGTATTGAAAAGAATTATATGTTTAACAAAAATAGAAACCAAGCCACCGATAAAATGTCTTAACCGGTTAATCACTTAACCGTGTCCTGTCTAGCTAGAACCAACTCTCTGTGTAATAACTTCAAGATGGTTGGATGAGACAACTTAAAACTTCAATGCCACACGAGTCTGAAACATTTGTGAGCTCATTTCGGCTGGATTTTCCTCAAAGTACGGTTTGTGCTTTCATTGAAAATTGAATTAAAGTCTAGCAAAAGTAAGACCTTCTCTACTGACCGGGGAGATGAAGAGAAATGGCACTATCGAGAGAGAAATAGATTAATCCAGGGCTCTGTGGTCTCCTAACGGAAGATCGAGATGAGCCCAGATTAGCGGCCATGTTTGCTGACCCCGTTTACAAGCTCGGGGCccgcagaaagaaagaaatgacaaaGATAGCTGCTGGCCTTCCGAGACGGACGCTTTCCACTGCACTCACACTTAAATACAGCAGGAGACGACTCCCGTGACAACTGACACATAAAGAAGCTTTAAAAGCACTTCCATGGGTTCACCTCCCCTGGACACAAGCCTCTCAGATGAGTGAAAACCCAAGGGGGAGTCAAACAAGGTCACCAGATTTAAAAATGTGTCTCAAAGTAAGCAAAGCTATGATGGCACATGAGCAgtcgttaaagggatagttcacccaaaaatgaaaaaaaagtcatCACCtcctcaccttcatgtcattacaaacctgtatgttttacttttttctgcagaacacaaaagaagctattttggagaacgttggtaaccgaacaacattggccctcattgacttccattgtgtgaacacaaaaccactgagacatttctcaaaatatcttcctttgttttctacgaagaaagagtcacaaacAGGTTTTGTATATGATAAATAATggaagaattttatttttggggtgaactatccctttaaccgcAGTCGAGTGGAGTCTGCGCATGTGATTTTACCTTCTGATTGCGGGGCAGGTCCTGCATCCGTGCAGGGGGTGAATAATGCAACACCAGCCTCTGGAACTCCAGCAGGTTGAACAGAGACTGTAAAGAGATAAATATGGCTATTTGAGAAAAGCACATACCACATGTGAACGTCAACACAACCTTGGATGATTCAtcagacaaaataaacaggtcgCAAGCTACtctcaaaaatgacattttttcgTGCTCACTCAAAGCGTCACTATAGTCATCATGGGAAATGACTGACAGCTTGTTTTGGTGATAGATTTACACATTCAGATCTATAAATCCAGCGAGCTCTGTGCGCCACGCTGCCTGTGGTTATCACACGGACAAGGGCTTCTTCAGGAATCAGGTTACACACGGGAGGTAAACAGCATGTGACAGCACTCAGCAGTCCTTAATCGTGTGTCTATACACGGTTCATGTTCTGACACCATGTTAGAGACACAAACATCAGCTCTCAGTAAAACCTGAAGTCATCAAAAAGTAAAGACGATTCCTCTATTACGCTAGCAAAATGACTATTCCAGTCTGCAATCCATCTGGATCATGTGCTATAATACAACTGTATGATCATTACAAGAAAAACCTGATCGGATGAGCTgtgtattaaagggacagttcacacaaaaacaaatttctgtcatcattaactcaccctcgacttgttccaaatctgtataaattcctttgttctgatgaacacagagaaagatatttggaagaatgcttgtaaccaaacagatcttggccaccgttgactaccatagtaggaaaaatgtctttataaatttctttgttctgattaacacagaagaagatattttgaagaatgtagaaaagcaaacagttctggggcacttttgactgccattgtcatttttcttactatggtagtcaatggtggccaagaactgtctggttacaagcattcttccaaatatctttctctgtgttcatcagcacaaagaatttatacagatttggaacaacttgagggtgagtgacagatgacagaattttcatttttgggtgaaatgttcctttaagagctgtTGTAACcagttacattttcatttgttgctTTCATTagtttaaatggtttattaaATAAGCAAATGTGTTTGCTAGTGTCTGATAGAGATTAACTGAACGCAGTGCGTATACGCCAGCTGACACTGACCTGTATAACCGCACTGAACCAGCACGTGTTTCCCACGTTCTTCAGCCCTACGGGACAGTTCTCCTGTCGCTTCCTGTCGTGAGGATTGGGCGAATCGCTCCATACCTCTGTGTGCGTACGTTTCAGGCTAGCCTTGTTCTCGGCAATGCTGGCCTCCAGAACTCTAAAGCACAGAGAAACCAAATGTTTATAAATCCGTCAAGAACCAAAATGTAATTGACTCAATATTCAGTTACACAACAACACATCACATTGTTGCATTCCTGAATGAATCACTATTTCTTCTCTTGAGATGCGTAACACAAAACTGAAAGAGAATTGTGGGAACGTACCTGCTGATGGCCTGCTCTTCATCTGTGATGCCTGTCTCCCTGAAGGCCCTGCTTGACTCTTCCAAACTGAGGGCGATGGCTCGCTGAAGGTCATCTTTATCGTCTCCAGTGAGATCGATTACATCTGAAATGATCAGACACTTTTAATCTCATGTTACCGGCATTGAACCATCAAAAACCACATAAgaacccttaaagggatagttcacccaaaaatgaaaattctgtcatcatctacttactctcaaattgttttaaatctttattaatttcttatatttattttgaagcACGTGGGAAACAGTTATGGGGCACtaaactaccatagtagtttgcACCAGAACCCTTagtttacaaacattcttccaaatatcttcaattgtgtacagtggaacaaagaaatttatacaggtttgaagcaacctgaaggtgagtaaatgatgacatttttgggtgaactatccctttaaagaacaGTAACAGACCAAGTGATCTACCAAGACCAGGCTATTTATTGCATGTTTAAATGTTGATTTGAATAGTGTTTAGGTTTTAGCCTATATAGCTATGCCTGAAAAGCATTTCTGAGCATCATGTGTGCTCAAACTTCACACAAAACCCAACTCACTTCATAAGGCTATCAGTCCTTTAAGTCGCTTTGTCGCCGCGAGTCACTGGTGGAGTAAATCGAGGCGTTATGCCCGTGCCAAGagcacaaataaaacacacaaaaggaTGCCAaacttaaagagcaggtttcatgaatctcataaaattaccggcatttcagtgtgtaacgtagctttcc
This genomic interval carries:
- the usp25 gene encoding ubiquitin carboxyl-terminal hydrolase 25 isoform X2, with protein sequence MTVEQNVLQQHSQKHQQTLLNQLREVTGTTDVQLLQQALQVSNGDLAEAVAFLTEKNAKVPQQDEATYYQTAQIANDRYISVGSQADTNVIDLTGDDKDDLQRAIALSLEESSRAFRETGITDEEQAISRVLEASIAENKASLKRTHTEVWSDSPNPHDRKRQENCPVGLKNVGNTCWFSAVIQSLFNLLEFQRLVLHYSPPARMQDLPRNQKEHRNLPFMQELRCLFSLLVGSKRKYVDPSRAVEILKDAFKSSESQQQDVSEFTHKLLDWLEDAFQIKAEEDRDGEKPKNPMVELFYGRFLAVGVLEGKKFENTEMFGQYPLQVNGFKDLHECLEAAMIEGEIESLHSAENSAKSGQEHWFTEFPPVLTFELSRFEFNQALGRPEKIHNKLEFPSMLYMDRYMDRNRDITRIKREEIRRLKEHLTVLQQRLERYLSYGSGPKRFPLADVLQYAMEFASSKPVCTSPVEDIDTTAPPGGTTAQVPPAASVGEQPDASLSAEGSGTGPQAQQQQQRVPIHKPFTQSRVPPDMPMHPAPRHVTEEELRVLEGCLHRWRSEVENDTRDLQASISRIHRTIELMYSDKSMMQVPYRLHAVLVHEGQANAGHYWAYIYDPHHRRWMKYNDISVTKSSWEELVRDSFGGYRNASAYCLMYIDDKKPFLIEEEFDKETGQMLSGLDKLPSDLKEYVEADNKLFEREMEEWDALQARKLQQEKLALAAASSVAAQPMSTEPCPQDNTAPQQEPEYMEQQSPTGDAKHLQEDTERAISKAAAEHDEKSPEALLNTSQSYHPDHQVTSDPCPPSDPEQDDSASSPPEPQRVVEVAIPHVGTFVIQSKEGGYDDEAMMTPNMQGVIMAIGKSRSVYDKCGPEAAFFKAMKVEYTRLLRFAQEDTPPERDYRLQHVIVYFIQNQAPKKILERTLLMQFADRNLGFDERCKNIMKVARAKLELIKPDEVNMEEYVVWHQDYRNFRDTTVFVLFGLELFLKKSYVEGLMYLIYAHQYNKELLVKGPYRGHDEELIAHYRRECLLKLNEHAAALFETGEENEVNAGLSIMNELVVTCIPLLLVDEMEEKDMVAVEDMRNRWCSYLGQEMEPNLQEKLTDFLPKLLDCSTEIKSFHDPPKLPSYSTLELCERFSRVMTSLTQSRTPADGR
- the usp25 gene encoding ubiquitin carboxyl-terminal hydrolase 25 isoform X5; amino-acid sequence: MTVEQNVLQQHSQKHQQTLLNQLREVTGTTDVQLLQQALQVSNGDLAEAVAFLTEKNAKVPQQDEATYYQTAQIANDRYISVGSQADTNVIDLTGDDKDDLQRAIALSLEESSRAFRETGITDEEQAISRVLEASIAENKASLKRTHTEVWSDSPNPHDRKRQENCPVGLKNVGNTCWFSAVIQSLFNLLEFQRLVLHYSPPARMQDLPRNQKEHRNLPFMQELRCLFSLLVGSKRKYVDPSRAVEILKDAFKSSESQQQDVSEFTHKLLDWLEDAFQIKAEEDRDGEKPKNPMVELFYGRFLAVGVLEGKKFENTEMFGQYPLQVNGFKDLHECLEAAMIEGEIESLHSAENSAKSGQEHWFTEFPPVLTFELSRFEFNQALGRPEKIHNKLEFPSMLYMDRYMDRNRDITRIKREEIRRLKEHLTVLQQRLERYLSYGSGPKRFPLADVLQYAMEFASSKPVCTSPVEDIDTTAPPGGTTAQVPPAASVGEQPDASLSAEGSGTGPQAQQQQQRVPIHKPFTQSRVPPDMPMHPAPRHVTEEELRVLEGCLHRWRSEVENDTRDLQASISRIHRTIELMYSDKSMMQVPYRLHAVLVHEGQANAGHYWAYIYDPHHRRWMKYNDISVTKSSWEELVRDSFGGYRNASAYCLMYIDDKKPFLIEEEFDKETGQMLSGLDKLPSDLKEYVEADNKLFEREMEEWDALQARKLQQEKLALAAASSVAAQPMSTEPCPQDNTAAPQQEPEYMEQQSPTGDAKHLQEDTERAISKAAAEHDEKSPEALLNTAMMTPNMQGVIMAIGKSRSVYDKCGPEAAFFKAMKVEYTRLLRFAQEDTPPERDYRLQHVIVYFIQNQAPKKILERTLLMQFADRNLGFDERCKNIMKVARAKLELIKPDEVNMEEYVVWHQDYRNFRDTTVFVLFGLELFLKKSYVEGLMYLIYAHQYNKELLVKGPYRGHDEELIAHYRRECLLKLNEHAAALFETGEENEVNAGLSIMNELVVTCIPLLLVDEMEEKDMVAVEDMRNRWCSYLGQEMEPNLQEKLTDFLPKLLDCSTEIKSFHDPPKLPSYSTLELCERFSRVMTSLTQSRTPADGR
- the usp25 gene encoding ubiquitin carboxyl-terminal hydrolase 25 isoform X4, giving the protein MEEHQQTLLNQLREVTGTTDVQLLQQALQVSNGDLAEAVAFLTEKNAKVPQQDEATYYQTAQIANDRYISVGSQADTNVIDLTGDDKDDLQRAIALSLEESSRAFRETGITDEEQAISRVLEASIAENKASLKRTHTEVWSDSPNPHDRKRQENCPVGLKNVGNTCWFSAVIQSLFNLLEFQRLVLHYSPPARMQDLPRNQKEHRNLPFMQELRCLFSLLVGSKRKYVDPSRAVEILKDAFKSSESQQQDVSEFTHKLLDWLEDAFQIKAEEDRDGEKPKNPMVELFYGRFLAVGVLEGKKFENTEMFGQYPLQVNGFKDLHECLEAAMIEGEIESLHSAENSAKSGQEHWFTEFPPVLTFELSRFEFNQALGRPEKIHNKLEFPSMLYMDRYMDRNRDITRIKREEIRRLKEHLTVLQQRLERYLSYGSGPKRFPLADVLQYAMEFASSKPVCTSPVEDIDTTAPPGGTTAQVPPAASVGEQPDASLSAEGSGTGPQAQQQQQRVPIHKPFTQSRVPPDMPMHPAPRHVTEEELRVLEGCLHRWRSEVENDTRDLQASISRIHRTIELMYSDKSMMQVPYRLHAVLVHEGQANAGHYWAYIYDPHHRRWMKYNDISVTKSSWEELVRDSFGGYRNASAYCLMYIDDKKPFLIEEEFDKETGQMLSGLDKLPSDLKEYVEADNKLFEREMEEWDALQARKLQQEKLALAAASSVAAQPMSTEPCPQDNTAAPQQEPEYMEQQSPTGDAKHLQEDTERAISKAAAEHDEKSPEALLNTSQSYHPDHQVTSDPCPPSDPEQDDSASSPPEPQRVVEVAIPHVGTFVIQSKEGGYDDEAMMTPNMQGVIMAIGKSRSVYDKCGPEAAFFKAMKVEYTRLLRFAQEDTPPERDYRLQHVIVYFIQNQAPKKILERTLLMQFADRNLGFDERCKNIMKVARAKLELIKPDEVNMEEYVVWHQDYRNFRDTTVFVLFGLELFLKKSYVEGLMYLIYAHQYNKELLVKGPYRGHDEELIAHYRRECLLKLNEHAAALFETGEENEVNAGLSIMNELVVTCIPLLLVDEMEEKDMVAVEDMRNRWCSYLGQEMEPNLQEKLTDFLPKLLDCSTEIKSFHDPPKLPSYSTLELCERFSRVMTSLTQSRTPADGR
- the usp25 gene encoding ubiquitin carboxyl-terminal hydrolase 25 isoform X1, with the protein product MTVEQNVLQQHSQKHQQTLLNQLREVTGTTDVQLLQQALQVSNGDLAEAVAFLTEKNAKVPQQDEATYYQTAQIANDRYISVGSQADTNVIDLTGDDKDDLQRAIALSLEESSRAFRETGITDEEQAISRVLEASIAENKASLKRTHTEVWSDSPNPHDRKRQENCPVGLKNVGNTCWFSAVIQSLFNLLEFQRLVLHYSPPARMQDLPRNQKEHRNLPFMQELRCLFSLLVGSKRKYVDPSRAVEILKDAFKSSESQQQDVSEFTHKLLDWLEDAFQIKAEEDRDGEKPKNPMVELFYGRFLAVGVLEGKKFENTEMFGQYPLQVNGFKDLHECLEAAMIEGEIESLHSAENSAKSGQEHWFTEFPPVLTFELSRFEFNQALGRPEKIHNKLEFPSMLYMDRYMDRNRDITRIKREEIRRLKEHLTVLQQRLERYLSYGSGPKRFPLADVLQYAMEFASSKPVCTSPVEDIDTTAPPGGTTAQVPPAASVGEQPDASLSAEGSGTGPQAQQQQQRVPIHKPFTQSRVPPDMPMHPAPRHVTEEELRVLEGCLHRWRSEVENDTRDLQASISRIHRTIELMYSDKSMMQVPYRLHAVLVHEGQANAGHYWAYIYDPHHRRWMKYNDISVTKSSWEELVRDSFGGYRNASAYCLMYIDDKKPFLIEEEFDKETGQMLSGLDKLPSDLKEYVEADNKLFEREMEEWDALQARKLQQEKLALAAASSVAAQPMSTEPCPQDNTAAPQQEPEYMEQQSPTGDAKHLQEDTERAISKAAAEHDEKSPEALLNTSQSYHPDHQVTSDPCPPSDPEQDDSASSPPEPQRVVEVAIPHVGTFVIQSKEGGYDDEAMMTPNMQGVIMAIGKSRSVYDKCGPEAAFFKAMKVEYTRLLRFAQEDTPPERDYRLQHVIVYFIQNQAPKKILERTLLMQFADRNLGFDERCKNIMKVARAKLELIKPDEVNMEEYVVWHQDYRNFRDTTVFVLFGLELFLKKSYVEGLMYLIYAHQYNKELLVKGPYRGHDEELIAHYRRECLLKLNEHAAALFETGEENEVNAGLSIMNELVVTCIPLLLVDEMEEKDMVAVEDMRNRWCSYLGQEMEPNLQEKLTDFLPKLLDCSTEIKSFHDPPKLPSYSTLELCERFSRVMTSLTQSRTPADGR
- the usp25 gene encoding ubiquitin carboxyl-terminal hydrolase 25 isoform X7, yielding MTVEQNVLQQHSQKHQQTLLNQLREVTGTTDVQLLQQALQVSNGDLAEAVAFLTEKNAKVPQQDEATYYQTAQIANDRYISVGSQADTNVIDLTGDDKDDLQRAIALSLEESSRAFRETGITDEEQAISRVLEASIAENKASLKRTHTEVWSDSPNPHDRKRQENCPVGLKNVGNTCWFSAVIQSLFNLLEFQRLVLHYSPPARMQDLPRNQKEHRNLPFMQELRCLFSLLVGSKRKYVDPSRAVEILKDAFKSSESQQQDVSEFTHKLLDWLEDAFQIKAEEDRDGEKPKNPMVELFYGRFLAVGVLEGKKFENTEMFGQYPLQVNGFKDLHECLEAAMIEGEIESLHSAENSAKSGQEHWFTEFPPVLTFELSRFEFNQALGRPEKIHNKLEFPSMLYMDRYMDRNRDITRIKREEIRRLKEHLTVLQQRLERYLSYGSGPKRFPLADVLQYAMEFASSKPVCTSPVEDIDTTAPPGGTTAQVPPAASVGEQPDASLSAEGSGTGPQAQQQQQRVPIHKPFTQSRVPPDMPMHPAPRHVTEEELRVLEGCLHRWRSEVENDTRDLQASISRIHRTIELMYSDKSMMQVPYRLHAVLVHEGQANAGHYWAYIYDPHHRRWMKYNDISVTKSSWEELVRDSFGGYRNASAYCLMYIDDKKPFLIEEEFDKETGQMLSGLDKLPSDLKEYVEADNKLFEREMEEWDALQARKLQQEKLALAAASSVAAQPMSTEPCPQDNTAPQQEPEYMEQQSPTGDAKHLQEDTERAISKAAAEHDEKSPEALLNTAMKVEYTRLLRFAQEDTPPERDYRLQHVIVYFIQNQAPKKILERTLLMQFADRNLGFDERCKNIMKVARAKLELIKPDEVNMEEYVVWHQDYRNFRDTTVFVLFGLELFLKKSYVEGLMYLIYAHQYNKELLVKGPYRGHDEELIAHYRRECLLKLNEHAAALFETGEENEVNAGLSIMNELVVTCIPLLLVDEMEEKDMVAVEDMRNRWCSYLGQEMEPNLQEKLTDFLPKLLDCSTEIKSFHDPPKLPSYSTLELCERFSRVMTSLTQSRTPADGR
- the usp25 gene encoding ubiquitin carboxyl-terminal hydrolase 25 isoform X3, with protein sequence MTVEQNVLQQHSQKHQQTLLNQLREVTGTTDVQLLQQALQVSNGDLAEAVAFLTEKNAKVPQQDEATYYQTAQIANDRYISVGSQADTNVIDLTGDDKDDLQRAIALSLEESSRAFRETGITDEEQAISRVLEASIAENKASLKRTHTEVWSDSPNPHDRKRQENCPVGLKNVGNTCWFSAVIQSLFNLLEFQRLVLHYSPPARMQDLPRNQKEHRNLPFMQELRCLFSLLVGSKRKYVDPSRAVEILKDAFKSSESQQDVSEFTHKLLDWLEDAFQIKAEEDRDGEKPKNPMVELFYGRFLAVGVLEGKKFENTEMFGQYPLQVNGFKDLHECLEAAMIEGEIESLHSAENSAKSGQEHWFTEFPPVLTFELSRFEFNQALGRPEKIHNKLEFPSMLYMDRYMDRNRDITRIKREEIRRLKEHLTVLQQRLERYLSYGSGPKRFPLADVLQYAMEFASSKPVCTSPVEDIDTTAPPGGTTAQVPPAASVGEQPDASLSAEGSGTGPQAQQQQQRVPIHKPFTQSRVPPDMPMHPAPRHVTEEELRVLEGCLHRWRSEVENDTRDLQASISRIHRTIELMYSDKSMMQVPYRLHAVLVHEGQANAGHYWAYIYDPHHRRWMKYNDISVTKSSWEELVRDSFGGYRNASAYCLMYIDDKKPFLIEEEFDKETGQMLSGLDKLPSDLKEYVEADNKLFEREMEEWDALQARKLQQEKLALAAASSVAAQPMSTEPCPQDNTAAPQQEPEYMEQQSPTGDAKHLQEDTERAISKAAAEHDEKSPEALLNTSQSYHPDHQVTSDPCPPSDPEQDDSASSPPEPQRVVEVAIPHVGTFVIQSKEGGYDDEAMMTPNMQGVIMAIGKSRSVYDKCGPEAAFFKAMKVEYTRLLRFAQEDTPPERDYRLQHVIVYFIQNQAPKKILERTLLMQFADRNLGFDERCKNIMKVARAKLELIKPDEVNMEEYVVWHQDYRNFRDTTVFVLFGLELFLKKSYVEGLMYLIYAHQYNKELLVKGPYRGHDEELIAHYRRECLLKLNEHAAALFETGEENEVNAGLSIMNELVVTCIPLLLVDEMEEKDMVAVEDMRNRWCSYLGQEMEPNLQEKLTDFLPKLLDCSTEIKSFHDPPKLPSYSTLELCERFSRVMTSLTQSRTPADGR